The window CGGCGCTTTCCTGCATGGCCATGGCCTGGTGCAGCGCAGCGTTGAAGGGCTCACCGTGCGGGTCGATGGCTTCCAGCTGGTGGCGCTTGAAGGTGTCCTGGAACATCTTCAGGGTCAGCTCGATGCCTTCGCGCATCGGGCGAATGCTTTCGTCATCGGGATTGGACAGCTCCAGGCCGCGCTCCAGGCTGTCGAGGATCGGCAGCAGGTCGCCGGAGAATTTTTCCAGGGCGAACTTGTGCGCCTTCTCGACATCCTGCTCGGCACGGCGGCGAACGTTCTGCAGGTCGGCGGCTACGCGCAGCCCTTGATCCTGGGCAGCGGCCAGCTGCTCTTCGAGCGCCTGCACGCGGGTTGCCAGGTCATCGCTCGAAGCCTCGGCCGCCTGATTGGCTTCCTGATTTTGCGCATCCAGATTCTGTTCGTCAGCCATAAAAACCTCCTTTCAATATCGTCCGCGGGCTTGGCCCGCGCTTCTGCCCCCGTATATGGGGCCGCATTTTCCAGGTTCAAGTGCCGAAAAAAATGCACCCCGCCCGATCGATGGACCCCATGCATCGCCGATCGCGCTAAAAAAGCCGGCCATTCAAGCGAATCGAACTAAGGCCGGGCATTGTCAGGCAAAATGAAAACACTGTATAAATAACCAGACATGAACCTGGGAGCGGCCTTCATGCTGGTGCACCTGTCCGTACACAATTACGCAATCGTCGAGCATCTCGACCTGGAACTGGACCGCGGGATGAGCGTCATCACCGGCGAGACTGGTGCCGGCAAGTCGATCATGCTCGACGCCCTCGGCCTGACCCTTGGCGACCGGGCCGACAGCGGCGTGGTGCGCCCCGGCGCGGACAAGGCCGACATCCTCGCCACCTTCGACCTGCAGGACATCCCGGAAGCACGCAGCTGGCTCGCCGAACGCGACCTGGACAGCGACGGCCCGTGCATCCTGCGTCGGGTCATCACCGCCGAAGGACGCTCACGCGGCTACATCAACGGCTCGACCTGCCCCCTCGGCGACCTCAAGGCCCTGGGCGAGCTGCTGATCGATATCCACAGCCAGCATGAGCACCAGTCCCTGCTCAAGACCGACACCCACCGCCGCCTGCTCGACGAGTACGCTGGCGCGACCGACCTCGCCCGCCAGGTACAGCTCGCTGCCCAACGCTGGCGCCAGACCCGCCAGGAGCTGGAGC of the Pseudomonas vanderleydeniana genome contains:
- the grpE gene encoding nucleotide exchange factor GrpE: MADEQNLDAQNQEANQAAEASSDDLATRVQALEEQLAAAQDQGLRVAADLQNVRRRAEQDVEKAHKFALEKFSGDLLPILDSLERGLELSNPDDESIRPMREGIELTLKMFQDTFKRHQLEAIDPHGEPFNAALHQAMAMQESADVEPNSVLKVFQKGYQLNGRLLRPAMVVVSKAVAPVSPTIDEQA